A window from Pedosphaera parvula Ellin514 encodes these proteins:
- a CDS encoding GreA/GreB family elongation factor, whose protein sequence is MKKADLLKSVIDELTKSLQVLEKAARASHAEATHESSKAENKYDTRGLEAAYLAGGQARQVKEIMESIKIYEAMAPRNFGAEEPIDLAALVELEADGSRNIYFIGPRSGGLEVNYARKEIIVITPQSPLGSNLIGKKKGQRWKTQVGGNTINYHIVSVV, encoded by the coding sequence ATGAAAAAAGCTGATTTACTAAAAAGCGTAATCGACGAACTGACCAAAAGCCTGCAGGTCCTCGAAAAAGCTGCCCGCGCTTCCCATGCCGAAGCCACCCATGAGAGCAGCAAGGCTGAGAACAAATACGATACGCGGGGACTCGAAGCCGCCTACCTTGCGGGAGGCCAGGCCCGACAGGTGAAGGAAATCATGGAATCTATCAAGATTTACGAAGCAATGGCTCCACGCAATTTCGGAGCCGAAGAGCCCATTGATTTGGCCGCACTGGTTGAATTGGAAGCTGATGGAAGTCGAAATATTTATTTTATTGGCCCCAGGAGTGGTGGTCTGGAAGTGAATTACGCGCGAAAGGAGATTATCGTAATCACACCCCAGTCTCCGCTCGGATCAAATCTGATTGGCAAGAAAAAAGGACAACGCTGGAAAACGCAGGTTGGCGGAAACACCATAAACTATCATATCGTTTCCGTAGTTTAG
- a CDS encoding BatA domain-containing protein, which yields MSFLNASLLYGLIPLVTLPVIIHLLNRKFPKLFSFSSIRNIKETVARRSSLFKWRHWILAMLRTAFLILLLLAFLKPALPKFGSSTKTDGSRQVLLLIDHSLSMEYKGDGVSCRQRAIVEADKLLNTLGPEDLVNVMLVGQNPSTCFVEFSRNHADAKRFIDNLRPGFTRGNFNQANGAAARLVSQKGNRPEIYYISDFQRKNWANVDFTPLPATARLFFVDVSSKTKDNHAILGATINQAEVLAGDTVMLEISVGNYSEKPLQDRLKVFVDDKNSFEKEVFVSPWSVGKVTLPVAPGAPGLHQCEVRLPADGLEQDDRFFVTIPVLEKEEVLIVSDDPNPEKDAVYFVKTALNPYENLKGSLLPRNIKSGEITESQLVSAKKIFLTRTGALTDNACKALAKFLFNGGGVVYFLDGKSDAENLQRLEKVIGPGTMPLKLGEKRTVENVGTGAQQIIKGDFKSKYLKLFRGSTRQDLGLLEFYDFYNASSSGAGNILLSYADETPAMASMTHGLGTMLLVNFSVGEFSSNLARQKIFPAWIQEMVKTISSEEPPPVSYVVGDNVQTEVWRNDLKENNLRAPSGNPVEIKRELAGERYAISFAPQELGFYTLKQGKTVAAFAVNASPDESDLRQVDKQLLPDSVREGQQAHFVAGQADYEDLVKGRPVFQYFVYAGLLFLLLEMAFQLWMRRLAT from the coding sequence ATGTCGTTTCTAAATGCATCATTACTTTACGGCTTAATACCCTTGGTGACACTGCCGGTGATCATCCATTTGTTGAATCGCAAATTTCCAAAACTCTTCTCTTTTTCATCCATTAGGAATATCAAGGAAACCGTTGCTCGAAGATCCAGTTTGTTCAAGTGGCGGCACTGGATTCTCGCAATGTTGCGAACCGCATTCCTGATTCTTTTGTTATTAGCCTTTCTCAAACCAGCTTTGCCGAAGTTTGGCTCCTCGACCAAAACTGACGGGAGCCGGCAGGTGTTGTTGCTCATCGACCATTCGTTAAGCATGGAATACAAGGGCGATGGAGTAAGTTGCCGTCAGCGAGCAATTGTGGAAGCTGATAAGTTGCTGAACACCCTCGGCCCGGAAGACCTTGTGAATGTCATGTTGGTGGGACAAAATCCGTCGACTTGCTTCGTGGAGTTCTCCCGGAACCATGCGGATGCGAAACGGTTCATCGATAATCTTCGACCTGGATTTACGCGCGGCAATTTCAACCAGGCCAATGGAGCTGCTGCGCGATTGGTCTCTCAAAAGGGGAATCGTCCGGAAATCTATTACATCTCGGATTTTCAACGAAAGAACTGGGCCAATGTAGATTTTACTCCGTTGCCGGCAACGGCGCGGCTGTTTTTCGTGGATGTCTCCTCGAAGACGAAGGACAACCACGCAATTCTTGGCGCAACAATCAATCAAGCGGAAGTATTGGCTGGAGATACCGTGATGTTGGAAATCAGTGTAGGCAACTACAGTGAAAAACCCTTGCAGGATCGGTTGAAAGTCTTCGTGGATGACAAAAACAGCTTTGAAAAGGAAGTGTTTGTATCGCCATGGTCGGTGGGGAAAGTAACTTTGCCGGTGGCACCCGGAGCGCCGGGATTGCACCAATGCGAAGTACGACTCCCGGCAGATGGCTTGGAACAAGACGACCGGTTTTTCGTGACCATACCCGTGCTGGAGAAAGAGGAAGTATTGATTGTCTCCGATGATCCAAATCCTGAGAAAGATGCCGTTTATTTCGTCAAAACCGCGCTGAATCCGTACGAGAATTTGAAAGGCTCACTCCTTCCCCGAAACATCAAATCCGGAGAGATCACCGAAAGCCAGTTGGTTTCTGCCAAAAAGATTTTCCTGACACGGACCGGAGCTTTAACCGACAACGCCTGCAAAGCCCTGGCCAAGTTTTTGTTCAATGGAGGTGGCGTCGTTTATTTCCTGGATGGAAAATCCGACGCGGAAAATTTGCAGCGTTTGGAAAAGGTGATCGGACCGGGGACAATGCCCTTGAAACTTGGAGAAAAGCGAACCGTTGAGAATGTTGGAACCGGCGCGCAACAAATTATCAAGGGGGATTTCAAATCCAAGTATTTAAAGCTGTTTCGTGGTTCGACACGGCAGGATTTGGGGTTGCTGGAGTTCTACGACTTCTACAACGCCAGTTCTTCTGGAGCCGGTAACATCCTTTTATCCTATGCAGACGAAACTCCCGCCATGGCTTCGATGACCCACGGGTTAGGGACAATGTTGTTGGTAAATTTCTCGGTCGGCGAGTTCTCCAGTAACCTGGCGCGGCAGAAGATTTTTCCGGCATGGATCCAGGAGATGGTAAAGACCATTTCGAGCGAGGAACCGCCGCCGGTTTCCTACGTGGTGGGAGACAACGTTCAAACCGAGGTATGGCGAAACGATTTAAAGGAGAACAACCTCCGGGCGCCTTCCGGTAATCCGGTTGAGATAAAGCGGGAACTCGCAGGCGAGAGATATGCCATTTCCTTCGCCCCTCAGGAATTGGGTTTTTACACCCTCAAGCAAGGCAAAACAGTGGCCGCATTTGCGGTTAATGCTAGTCCGGACGAGTCGGATTTGCGGCAAGTCGATAAACAGTTATTGCCCGATTCCGTCAGGGAAGGGCAGCAGGCTCATTTCGTCGCGGGACAGGCGGACTACGAAGATCTCGTCAAGGGAAGGCCGGTGTTTCAGTATTTTGTTTACGCCGGATTACTGTTCCTTTTGTTGGAGATGGCCTTTCAACTCTGGATGCGGAGGCTGGCGACGTGA
- the dinB gene encoding DNA polymerase IV: MFCVIFHLDMDAFYASVEQRDNPELRGKPLIVGAPPTQRGVVCAASYEARKFGVRSAMPSVVAKRLCPDGFFIRPRMDHYRAESNQIMQIVAASGAIIEQVSIDEAYLDLSPVCQRSDLDSSLLSAVPLAAQLKDKIFSERGLTTSIGIASNKLLAKIASDFNKPNGLTLIPERDKVLFLRPMPIRAIPGVGRVTEEMLKKSGVETIGDLQDFPGDLRSMVGSFGPTLKRFSFGEDNRQLDTGDVIKSISSENTFLKDTEDRKILKTCLREQAEEIAAKLKRKQIGAQTIQVKLRYSDFTTLTRQLSVEEPITEAADIYRLGCYLLAREKLVSRPLRLLGLGVSGLGESISRQLSFSLELQKSNQASR; encoded by the coding sequence ATGTTTTGCGTTATTTTCCATCTCGACATGGATGCGTTCTACGCTTCGGTGGAGCAACGGGACAACCCGGAATTGCGGGGGAAACCGTTGATTGTTGGCGCACCGCCCACACAACGGGGAGTGGTCTGTGCTGCCAGCTATGAGGCGCGCAAGTTCGGGGTGCGTTCCGCCATGCCAAGCGTGGTCGCCAAAAGGCTATGTCCCGATGGCTTTTTCATTCGGCCGCGCATGGATCACTACCGGGCGGAATCCAACCAAATCATGCAGATTGTGGCCGCCTCCGGCGCGATCATTGAGCAGGTATCGATTGATGAAGCTTATCTGGATCTTTCGCCGGTTTGCCAGCGCTCGGATCTGGACTCAAGTCTGCTGAGTGCCGTTCCGCTGGCAGCACAGCTCAAGGATAAAATTTTTAGCGAACGAGGCCTTACAACCAGCATCGGGATTGCCTCAAACAAACTTCTCGCCAAAATCGCCAGCGATTTTAACAAGCCCAATGGACTTACGCTTATCCCCGAACGTGATAAGGTATTGTTTCTTCGTCCAATGCCAATCCGGGCGATTCCCGGTGTCGGCAGAGTAACCGAAGAAATGTTAAAGAAATCCGGTGTCGAAACGATTGGAGATCTGCAAGACTTTCCCGGGGATCTTCGCAGCATGGTGGGCTCATTTGGCCCGACCTTGAAGCGTTTCAGTTTCGGTGAGGATAACCGACAGTTGGATACAGGCGATGTCATTAAGAGCATCAGCAGTGAAAATACATTTTTAAAGGATACCGAAGATCGAAAGATTCTGAAGACGTGCCTGCGGGAGCAGGCCGAGGAAATTGCGGCCAAGCTCAAGCGTAAACAAATTGGAGCACAAACGATCCAGGTTAAGCTGCGTTATAGTGATTTCACCACTCTTACCCGCCAACTTTCGGTGGAGGAACCGATTACCGAAGCCGCCGACATTTATCGTCTTGGCTGTTACCTGTTGGCGCGGGAGAAACTCGTCTCCCGCCCGCTTCGTTTATTGGGACTTGGTGTCAGCGGTTTGGGCGAATCCATCAGCAGGCAACTTTCATTTTCTTTGGAACTACAAAAAAGCAATCAAGCATCCCGGTGA
- a CDS encoding AAA family ATPase — translation MTEISPQSVKEVYGRITQDLGKVIVGQDQIIRLLLVSLFSRGHCLLVGVPGLAKTLLVKTLAEVLHLSFKRIQFTPDLMPADILGSDLLQEKDRRLEFEYQPGPIFANLLLADEINRTPPKTQSALLEAMQERRVTVGGKSRSLPDPFLVVATQNPIEQEGTYPLPEAQLDRFMFSLYLDYPRKDEEMEIVKRTTIMELPELKPTVTLDEIVQVQKLVLAAPVSDHVIDYAVELATATRPNRLGALQVAKDYVEWGAGPRASQYLILGAKALALMKGKLTPETEEVREVAMAVLQHRVITNYRATGAGKKSRDILEAILKGVKEKEY, via the coding sequence ATGACTGAAATATCACCACAGTCTGTCAAGGAGGTATATGGGCGGATCACACAGGACCTGGGTAAAGTGATAGTTGGCCAGGACCAAATCATCCGGCTCCTCCTTGTCAGTTTATTTTCACGCGGTCATTGCCTCCTCGTGGGCGTGCCCGGGTTGGCGAAGACACTTCTGGTCAAGACGCTTGCCGAAGTGCTGCACTTGAGTTTCAAACGAATACAATTCACGCCCGACTTGATGCCGGCGGATATTCTGGGCTCCGATTTATTGCAGGAGAAGGATCGTCGATTGGAATTCGAATATCAGCCAGGACCGATCTTCGCGAACCTGTTGCTGGCTGACGAAATCAATCGCACACCGCCGAAGACGCAATCGGCCCTGCTCGAAGCGATGCAAGAGCGCAGGGTGACGGTGGGCGGAAAGTCACGGTCGTTGCCCGATCCCTTCCTCGTGGTGGCGACGCAGAACCCGATTGAACAGGAAGGAACCTATCCATTGCCTGAAGCGCAGTTGGATCGTTTCATGTTTTCACTTTACCTCGATTACCCGCGCAAGGACGAGGAGATGGAGATTGTGAAGCGCACCACCATCATGGAACTTCCGGAGTTAAAGCCCACGGTGACACTGGACGAAATCGTTCAGGTTCAGAAATTGGTGCTCGCCGCGCCGGTTTCCGATCACGTAATCGATTATGCCGTGGAACTGGCCACTGCCACGCGACCTAATCGATTGGGAGCCTTGCAGGTGGCAAAGGATTACGTGGAATGGGGTGCGGGACCCCGTGCGTCGCAATACCTGATTCTGGGAGCGAAGGCCCTGGCGTTGATGAAAGGCAAGCTCACGCCGGAAACGGAAGAAGTCAGAGAAGTCGCGATGGCCGTGTTGCAACATCGGGTGATCACGAATTATCGGGCAACCGGGGCGGGGAAGAAATCGCGGGATATTTTGGAAGCCATTTTGAAGGGAGTGAAGGAAAAGGAGTATTAG
- a CDS encoding FKBP-type peptidyl-prolyl cis-trans isomerase, translating to MPSPALKIESLNKGTGPAPKKGETVMVHYTGWLTDGTKFDSSVDRNDPFGFVLGAGQVIRGWDEGVATMRVGDKSRLTIPSDMAYGAHGYPGVIPPNATLIFEVELLSIG from the coding sequence ATGCCTTCACCCGCCCTTAAGATTGAATCTTTAAATAAAGGAACCGGCCCAGCTCCAAAAAAGGGCGAGACGGTCATGGTTCACTACACCGGCTGGCTGACCGATGGCACCAAGTTCGACAGTTCAGTGGACCGCAATGATCCATTCGGTTTTGTCCTTGGAGCCGGACAGGTCATCCGCGGTTGGGATGAGGGGGTGGCGACCATGCGAGTCGGTGACAAGTCGCGACTCACCATTCCGTCCGACATGGCGTATGGTGCTCATGGATACCCTGGAGTGATACCTCCGAACGCCACGCTTATCTTCGAGGTAGAATTACTTTCGATTGGCTAG
- a CDS encoding cupin domain-containing protein has translation MPTLIQKPTRIVAAGNKPKVIEEYIGRVNSGDQNLSIARMLSPGGWVEPGQTPEFDEYTVVIAGMLRVTHKGGVIDVQAGQAVITRAGEWVQYSSPNAEGAQYVAVCLPAFSPGTVHRDA, from the coding sequence ATGCCAACACTTATTCAGAAACCAACCCGCATTGTAGCCGCAGGTAATAAACCTAAAGTTATTGAGGAATATATCGGGCGTGTAAACTCCGGAGATCAAAACTTAAGTATTGCCCGCATGCTGAGTCCTGGAGGTTGGGTGGAACCCGGACAGACACCCGAATTTGATGAGTATACGGTAGTGATTGCCGGAATGCTTCGTGTGACGCATAAGGGTGGCGTTATCGATGTTCAAGCGGGCCAGGCGGTAATCACCAGGGCAGGTGAGTGGGTACAATATAGTTCGCCGAATGCTGAAGGAGCGCAATATGTTGCCGTGTGTCTGCCGGCTTTTTCTCCGGGCACAGTTCACCGGGATGCTTGA
- a CDS encoding TIGR00300 family protein: MSRKIQFLVCPPDLYSVDYVINPWMEGNIHKTSPALALAQWDGLVKILKHHAEVEEIAPQPGLPDMVFTANAGLAVGKKFALSRFLPRERRGEEPYFKKWFKKQGFEICELPPDLPFEGAGDALLDRRGEVLWAGYGFRTELDAHPWIARWLNVEVLSLRLIDPRFYHLDTCFCPLERGYLLYYPQALDAYSNRLIEQRVPEEKRIVVSEADAARFACNAVNIEDKVILSQVGAELRARLEAGGFQVIETPLGEFIKSGGAAKCLTLRITEPEPPRRKAKTAVQSRELKLEGHLLDSGLLERALDLTVQSGGSFQILHFNLGKQRHSTSNADIRISAPSEIVLDRIVSQMIELGAVVAPQDEEDAELKPTTQLGVAPDDFLSTTIYPTEVRVKGEWVRVQDQRMDGVIVVDEKQKTARCTLFRYLQLGDRVVVGSKGVRTVRKTDSREVPGGSQAEHEFSFMGAGVSSERRVELTVDQIAWDMRRIRQQGGRVVVVPGPVVIHTGGGEHLSWLIREGYVHGLLSGNAIAVHDIEQSLMGTSLGVDLKMGGSVEGGHRHHLKAINTIRGCGSIAKAVEQGVLTRGVFYDCVKKGVPFALAGSIRDDGPLPDTQMDLIKAQEEYSQLIKGAELILMLSSMLHSIGVGNMTPAGVKLVCVDINPAVVTKLSDRGSVESIGIVTDVGLFLNLLTQRLQKLQGTEREGA; the protein is encoded by the coding sequence ATGTCGCGGAAGATACAGTTCCTGGTATGCCCTCCAGACCTCTACAGTGTGGATTATGTCATCAATCCATGGATGGAAGGAAACATTCATAAGACCTCGCCCGCCTTGGCTTTGGCTCAATGGGATGGGTTGGTTAAGATTTTAAAGCACCATGCGGAAGTGGAGGAGATTGCGCCTCAACCGGGATTGCCTGATATGGTTTTTACTGCCAATGCGGGATTGGCAGTCGGAAAGAAATTTGCGCTCAGCCGGTTTTTGCCAAGGGAACGGCGTGGCGAGGAACCTTACTTCAAGAAGTGGTTTAAAAAGCAGGGATTTGAAATTTGTGAACTGCCGCCGGATCTGCCGTTCGAAGGCGCAGGGGATGCCTTGTTGGACCGTCGTGGAGAGGTCTTATGGGCAGGTTACGGATTTAGAACTGAGCTCGATGCGCATCCCTGGATCGCGCGGTGGTTGAATGTTGAAGTCTTATCCCTTCGCCTGATTGACCCACGCTTTTATCATCTGGATACCTGTTTCTGCCCGCTCGAACGGGGATATCTGTTGTATTATCCCCAGGCGTTGGATGCCTACTCGAATCGCCTGATTGAGCAACGTGTTCCTGAGGAGAAACGCATTGTGGTGTCGGAGGCAGATGCGGCGCGATTTGCCTGCAATGCGGTGAATATCGAAGACAAGGTGATTCTAAGTCAGGTTGGTGCGGAACTGCGGGCGAGGCTAGAAGCTGGAGGTTTCCAGGTGATTGAAACTCCACTTGGTGAATTTATCAAATCAGGTGGAGCGGCGAAATGTCTGACCTTGCGGATCACCGAACCCGAACCACCGCGACGCAAGGCCAAAACCGCGGTGCAAAGCCGTGAGCTTAAATTGGAAGGACATCTGCTTGATTCCGGTCTGTTGGAACGAGCGCTGGATTTGACTGTGCAGAGTGGCGGAAGTTTTCAGATATTGCATTTCAATCTTGGTAAACAGCGGCATAGCACCTCCAACGCCGACATTAGAATCTCCGCCCCCTCAGAGATTGTATTGGATAGAATCGTCAGCCAGATGATTGAACTCGGGGCAGTTGTTGCGCCACAGGATGAGGAGGATGCGGAATTAAAGCCGACGACCCAGCTCGGCGTGGCGCCGGATGATTTTCTTTCCACAACCATTTATCCAACAGAAGTGCGTGTGAAGGGCGAATGGGTACGCGTGCAGGACCAGCGCATGGATGGGGTGATCGTGGTGGACGAAAAGCAAAAGACCGCACGGTGCACTTTGTTCCGTTACTTGCAATTGGGAGATCGTGTTGTGGTGGGAAGCAAGGGCGTGCGGACCGTGCGCAAGACGGATTCACGCGAGGTGCCCGGCGGTTCGCAAGCCGAACATGAATTCTCTTTCATGGGCGCAGGTGTTTCGAGCGAAAGACGGGTGGAATTGACCGTTGACCAGATCGCCTGGGACATGCGCCGGATTCGCCAACAGGGAGGTAGAGTCGTGGTGGTGCCGGGACCGGTGGTGATTCATACGGGCGGAGGCGAGCATTTGTCATGGTTGATACGCGAGGGTTATGTGCACGGCTTGTTAAGTGGAAATGCCATAGCTGTGCATGATATTGAGCAGTCGCTCATGGGAACCTCCCTGGGAGTGGATTTGAAAATGGGCGGTTCGGTCGAGGGCGGGCACCGTCACCATTTGAAGGCAATCAATACCATCCGCGGTTGCGGGAGCATTGCCAAGGCAGTGGAGCAGGGCGTCCTGACACGCGGAGTCTTTTACGATTGCGTCAAAAAGGGAGTGCCATTCGCTCTGGCCGGTTCGATCCGTGATGACGGACCATTGCCGGATACGCAAATGGATTTGATCAAAGCGCAGGAAGAATATTCCCAGTTGATCAAGGGAGCTGAGTTGATACTGATGCTCTCATCCATGCTGCATTCCATTGGAGTCGGCAACATGACGCCTGCAGGAGTGAAGCTGGTCTGCGTGGACATCAACCCGGCGGTGGTCACAAAGTTGAGCGATCGTGGTTCCGTTGAATCAATCGGCATCGTTACCGATGTGGGACTGTTCTTGAACCTCCTCACACAACGGCTGCAAAAATTGCAGGGAACCGAACGAGAAGGAGCTTGA
- a CDS encoding HEAT repeat domain-containing protein → MRKRSRALLAFMLIAFAGGLMWLILHTREPHYAGRSLSSWLNQLESKNGVAGFETDGGLMWDEWHSPRSPEEERAAEAIRQIGTNSFPYLLHALTNKDSRFMEKLKDISARESWITINLPRPNVARRRAVLALDALGPMAEPVLPELTQALFDKKGSKGAAAALSAVGPKGWSILTRTLNSTNDWSAIYSVWALGHQRVATPETMEALISAGTNRNNGVHALSGWALGMIGQEKERVIPLLITRLSSPSMDLRFGALAGLSKFGTEASNAVPAMLDLMKENNSFLKPQIDTALKAIDPDAAAKASVK, encoded by the coding sequence ATGAGGAAAAGGTCCCGTGCCCTGTTGGCTTTCATGCTGATTGCCTTTGCTGGAGGTCTTATGTGGCTGATACTCCATACACGTGAACCACATTACGCCGGGCGTTCATTGAGCTCGTGGCTCAACCAATTGGAATCAAAAAACGGAGTGGCAGGTTTTGAAACAGATGGGGGCCTAATGTGGGATGAATGGCATTCACCGCGTTCACCCGAAGAGGAACGAGCTGCTGAAGCCATACGCCAAATTGGAACCAACAGCTTTCCCTATCTTCTCCATGCACTGACCAACAAGGATTCTCGTTTCATGGAAAAACTAAAAGACATTAGCGCCAGGGAATCGTGGATCACGATTAACCTTCCCAGGCCCAATGTCGCGCGAAGACGCGCGGTGCTCGCACTCGACGCCTTGGGACCAATGGCCGAACCGGTTCTGCCAGAGTTAACCCAGGCGCTTTTTGATAAGAAAGGATCCAAGGGCGCAGCCGCCGCCTTGTCTGCTGTCGGCCCTAAAGGCTGGAGCATACTTACTCGGACACTCAACAGCACGAATGATTGGTCTGCCATTTACTCGGTTTGGGCCCTGGGTCACCAACGGGTCGCAACACCAGAAACAATGGAAGCTTTGATCTCGGCCGGGACCAATCGCAATAACGGTGTCCATGCATTGTCGGGATGGGCACTCGGGATGATCGGACAAGAAAAGGAGCGCGTCATTCCCTTACTCATCACCCGGCTTTCATCCCCTTCCATGGACTTGCGATTCGGAGCCCTGGCGGGTTTGAGCAAATTTGGAACGGAGGCCTCCAATGCAGTTCCTGCCATGCTGGATTTGATGAAGGAGAATAATAGCTTCCTTAAACCACAGATAGACACTGCACTTAAGGCCATCGATCCGGATGCTGCCGCCAAAGCCAGCGTGAAATGA
- a CDS encoding DUF4159 domain-containing protein has protein sequence MKLSAANGGGEWWKLGRTCILLSGMLWLETSVRSAAPVDLTRIQCGNLIYAGNKSSVCFADKFLSDVARDTTLDVGKHFCPVKLDADTLFDYPFCVFSGNESFTLTQRERDNLKKYLSNGGFLLASPGCSDEKWDASFRKEMRLCFPEAALKKIPMSHPVFSVVNKITRLVDKHGVLVMLEGLELNGRIVAIYSKEGVNDVAHAEGCCCCGGNEIADPAKVNVNIFTYSLLY, from the coding sequence ATGAAGCTCAGCGCGGCAAACGGCGGTGGCGAGTGGTGGAAACTCGGCAGGACCTGCATCCTGCTCTCAGGAATGTTGTGGCTGGAAACCTCAGTGCGTTCTGCTGCACCTGTCGATTTAACTCGCATCCAATGCGGTAACCTCATTTACGCAGGAAACAAAAGCTCCGTTTGTTTTGCCGACAAATTTCTATCGGATGTTGCGCGCGATACCACGTTGGATGTGGGGAAACACTTCTGTCCGGTAAAGCTGGATGCGGACACCCTGTTTGATTATCCGTTTTGCGTTTTCTCAGGGAATGAATCATTCACGCTGACGCAACGGGAACGGGATAATTTAAAAAAATACCTGAGCAACGGTGGGTTTCTCCTGGCCAGCCCCGGTTGTTCGGATGAGAAATGGGATGCCTCCTTTCGCAAGGAAATGAGACTTTGCTTTCCAGAGGCGGCGTTAAAGAAAATTCCCATGTCTCACCCGGTTTTTTCGGTGGTGAATAAAATCACCCGGTTGGTGGACAAACACGGCGTGCTGGTGATGCTGGAGGGATTGGAACTTAATGGCCGGATCGTGGCGATCTATTCCAAGGAGGGAGTTAACGATGTGGCACATGCAGAAGGTTGCTGTTGTTGCGGGGGCAATGAGATTGCTGATCCTGCGAAAGTGAACGTAAATATTTTCACCTATTCCTTGCTCTACTGA
- a CDS encoding DUF58 domain-containing protein, which produces MSGAAGRPPVIQKPPPVPAHLKEPKPASEPTILGKPIGFQPAALLNTEELERFKNLLVFAKSTVEGYYVGKHKSPFRGASAEFADYKEYVAGDDIAHLDWRAYGRTRRLYVRQFEEETDMVVYLLVDTSASMRYAGEKRQPKFYLAAKVAAALTYLMLKQGDKASLTLFSNKVNQFIPPGGTRRHLHRIVTELERVRPAATTGVTQALNECAGIFKKRGRLVVISDFLDDNRNLFEALGQFLHRKFEILLLHVVDPDELHLPSFTVAKFVDMETSEEVQVDPEEIRASYRENMKGTIDALAREADLRQINHTLLDTTNPYLAAIEAYLGFRGANNVLARP; this is translated from the coding sequence ATGAGCGGTGCTGCTGGCAGACCGCCCGTTATCCAAAAGCCGCCGCCCGTTCCTGCACATTTGAAGGAGCCAAAGCCTGCGTCTGAACCAACCATTCTGGGCAAACCAATAGGCTTTCAACCAGCTGCCTTGCTCAATACGGAGGAGTTGGAGCGTTTCAAAAATCTCCTCGTTTTTGCCAAATCTACTGTTGAAGGTTACTACGTTGGCAAGCATAAGTCGCCGTTTCGTGGAGCTTCAGCCGAGTTCGCGGATTACAAGGAATACGTTGCCGGCGACGACATTGCCCACCTGGATTGGCGGGCATACGGCCGAACCAGACGATTGTATGTGCGGCAATTCGAGGAAGAGACTGACATGGTGGTGTATCTCCTCGTCGATACCAGCGCCTCAATGCGCTATGCCGGAGAGAAACGCCAGCCGAAATTCTATTTGGCGGCAAAAGTCGCCGCCGCCCTCACTTACCTGATGCTTAAGCAAGGAGACAAGGCCTCCTTGACTCTCTTTTCCAACAAGGTCAATCAATTCATCCCACCCGGCGGAACGCGACGCCATTTGCATCGCATCGTGACTGAGCTGGAACGGGTCAGGCCAGCCGCGACAACGGGCGTTACGCAGGCTTTGAATGAGTGTGCGGGAATCTTCAAAAAGCGTGGACGTTTGGTCGTGATCTCCGATTTTCTGGATGACAATAGAAACCTGTTCGAAGCCTTGGGACAATTCCTGCATCGCAAGTTCGAGATATTGCTGCTGCATGTGGTCGATCCCGATGAGTTGCACCTGCCGAGCTTCACCGTGGCAAAGTTCGTGGACATGGAAACGAGCGAAGAGGTGCAGGTTGACCCGGAGGAAATACGGGCATCCTATCGCGAAAATATGAAAGGAACCATTGATGCGCTCGCTCGGGAAGCTGATTTGAGGCAGATAAATCATACGTTGTTGGACACCACCAATCCTTACCTGGCCGCGATTGAGGCGTATCTCGGTTTTCGCGGTGCCAACAACGTCCTTGCGAGGCCATAG